Proteins encoded in a region of the Zea mays cultivar B73 chromosome 4, Zm-B73-REFERENCE-NAM-5.0, whole genome shotgun sequence genome:
- the LOC100283818 gene encoding biotin synthase, giving the protein MAMMMLARNLCSRLRPPLAAAAAFSTVPAASAAAAEAERSIRDGPRNDWSRPEIQAVYDSPLLDLLFHGAQVHRNVHKFREVQQCTLLSIKTGGCSEDCSYCPQSSRYDTGLKAQKLMNKDAVLEAAKKAKEAGSTRFCMGAAWRETIGRKTNFNQILEYVKEIRGMGMEVCCTLGMIEKQQAEELKKAGLTAYNHNLDTSREYYPNIITTRSYDDRLQTLQHVREAGISICSGGIIGLGEAEEDRVGLLHTLATLPTHPESVPINALVAVKGTPLEDQKPVEIWEMIRMIATARIVMPRAMVRLSAGRVRFSMPEQALCFLAGANSIFAGEKLLTTANNDFDADQAMFNILGLIPKAPSFGEEEAAAAAVAAPVCTERSEQAASM; this is encoded by the exons ATGGCCATGATGATGCTAGCGCGCAACCTGTGCTCTCGTCTCCGCCCaccgctcgccgccgccgcggcgtTCTCGACGGTCCCCGCGGCGTCGGCGGCCGCAGCGGAGGCGGAGAGGTCGATACGGGACGGGCCGCGGAACGACTGGAGCCGGCCCGAGATCCAGGCCGTCTACGACTCCCCGCTCCTCGACCTCCTCTTCCACGGG GCTCAGGTCCATAGAAATGTCCATAAATTCAGAGAAGTGCAGCAGTGCACACTTCTTTCAATCAAGACTGGTGGGTGCAGCGAAGATTGTTCTTACTGCCCTCAGTCATCAAGATACGACACTGGATTGAAGGCTCAAAAATTGATGAACAAAGATGCTGTCTTAGAAGCAGCAAAAAAG GCAAAAGAGGCTGGAAGCACCCGTTTTTGCATGGGAGCTGCATGGAGAGAAACCATTGGAAGGAAAACAAACTTCAACCAGATTCTTGAATATGTCAAGGAAATAAG GGGTATGGGCATGGAGGTCTGTTGCACACTGGGCATGATAGAGAAACAACAAGCTGAAGAACTCAAGAAGGCTGGACTTACAGCATATAATCATAACCTAGATACATCAAGAGAGTATTACCCCAACATTATTACCACACGATCATATGATGATAGGCTGCAGACTCTTCAGCATGTGCGTGAAGCTGGAATAAGCATCTGCTCAG GTGGAATCATTGGTCTTGGTGAAGCAGAGGAGGACCGGGTAGGGTTGTTGCATACACTTGCCACCTTGCCTACACACCCAGAGAGTGTCCCTATTAATGCATTGGTTGCTGTAAAAGGAACACCTCTCGAGGACCAGAAG CCTGTAGAGATATGGGAAATGATCCGCATGATCGCCACTGCTCGGATCGTGATGCCAAGGGCAATGGTGAGGCTTTCAGCGGGCCGAGTACGGTTCTCCATGCCAGAGCAAGCTCTCTGCTTCCTTGCTGGGGCCAACTCCATCTTTGCCGGCGAGAAACTTCTCACAACCGCGAACAACGACTTTGACGCGGACCAGGCGATGTTCAATATCCTTGGCTTAATCCCCAAGGCCCCAAGCTTTGGAGAGGAAgaggcggcggcagcggcggtggcggcTCCTGTGTGCACCGAGAGGTCTGAGCAAGCTGCTTCTATGTAG